Genomic DNA from Halanaerobiales bacterium:
AGAGGATGTGAAAGAAAATGAATAATAATTATGAATCAAAAACTGTAAGATTAATAAGGCATTTAATTATTTTACTGGTAATCGCATTTGTGTTTTTTCCTATTGTCTGGACTTTATCAGCTTCTTTAAATCCAGCAAATACAATAGTTGGACAAAAAATAATACCTGATAATGCTTCTCTGGTTCATTATAAAGAAATATTTACAAGTGATACTCATCCTTTTATGCTCTGGATGTGGAATAGTATTAAGATCTCTTTAATAACAGCTTTCTTTTCTGTATCAATGACTGCCTTAGCTGCATATCCATTTTCTAGATTCCATTTTACTGGAAGAAGAAATGGTTTATTTATGATTTTATTAATTCAGATATTTCCTCAAATGCTGGCTATGGTAGCTATCTATTTACTATTTTTAAATATCCAGAATTATATACCTTCAATAGGCCTTAATACACATACAGCATTAGTTTTAACCTACTTAGGTGGTTCGATTGGGGTTAATACCTGGCTTATGAAAGGTTATTTAGATACGATTCCTCGTTCTTTAGAAGAAGCGGCTTATATAGATGGAGCCAGTCGTTTTCAGGCATTTGTCCAGATTATTTTACCATTAGCCAGACCTATTTTATCAGTACTTTTTGTTTTACAGTTTATTAGGACTTATTCAGAGTATATTCTGGCCAGTATACTATTAAATGGTACAGAAAAATTTACACTTGCAGTAGGTTTACAGATGTTTATTTCTGATATGTATGGTAAAAGAATGGGAGTATTTTCTGCTGCAGCCTTAATTGGTGCTATTCCAATCGTTATTTTATTTATGCTCTTTCAGGATTATATTGTTCATGGTTTAACCGGTGGAGGAGTAAAAGAATAAGATATAAAAGGAGTTTTAGTTAATGATAAAATCAGCAATTGAACATAAAAGTTATAGTAATTATGCCTTTCCTATAGATGAAAATACTTTAAAATTAAGAATTAAAGCTGCTAAAAATGATATAAAAAGTGTAAAAGTTATTTATGGAACTCGCTTTGTGTTTGATGGTCGGGAACCATTAAAAGTAAAGGAAATGAAATTAAAAACAAGCTCTGAAGTTAATGACTTTTTTGAGACCACAATTGAACTTGAAGATCCAAGATTTCGTTATCACTTCTTATTAGATGATGGCGAAAATAAGAGATGGTATAATGAAAAAGGATTTTCAAAAAATAGGCCACGTGGTGGAAAGAGTGGATTTTTTCAGTATTCTTTAATATCTAATGATGATCTACTTGATAGACCTGATTGGCTTGACGAAGCAGTAGTTTATCAAATATTTCCAGAAAGATTTAATAATGGAAACTCAGATCTGGATCCAGCTAATTTAAAAAACTGGGGTGATTTACCTAAAAGAGATTCGTTTTTTGGGGGAGATCTACAGGGAATTTATGATAAGCTTGACTATCTTAAAGATCTAGGAGTAAATACTATATATTTGACTCCTATTTTTGAATCTCTTTCTAACCACAAATACAATATAGATGATTATCTAAAAATAGATGAACATTTTGGTGATGAAGAAATTTTTGAAAAGCTTGTTAATAAAGCACATGATAAAGATATGAAAATAATTTTAGATGCTGTTTTTAATCACTCTGGATTTAATTTTTTTGCCTTTGAAGATTTAAGAAAAAGAGGTGAAAACTCTAAATATAAAGACTGGTATATATATGATTCTTTACCACTTCAAACTGAAATACCGGTTAATTATGAAACTTTTGCCCGAAATATACCGAATCTGCCAAAATTAGATACTGCTAATAAAGAAGTTCAGGATTATCTTTTAAAAGTTACTGAATATTGGATGAAAAATTTTGATATTGATGGCTGGAGACTTGATGTTGCAGATGAGGTTGATTCATCTTTCTGGCGAAGATTCCGGAAAAAAGTAAAATCTTTAGATAAAGATGCCTATATTATTGGTGAAGTCTGGCATAGTGGGATGAAATGGTTACAGGGAAATCAATTTGATGCTATTATGAATTATTCTTTTACTGAAGCAGTTATTGACTTTATTGCTAGGGATAAAATTGGCCCATCAGAATTTGATAATAGATTGGCTTTAAATCGAATGAATTATCGTGAAGATATTACTAATTCTTTATTAAATCTTCTTGACAGTCATGACACACCTCGTATTTTAAGACACTGTAATGAAGATAAAGACAAAATGAAACTTGCTGTATTATTCCAGATGACCTATCCCGGAGTACCTATGGTTTTATATGGAGATGAATTAGGTTTAACAGGAGGAGATGATCCTGATAGTAGGAGATGTATGCCCTGGGATGATGATAAAGCAGATTATGATTTAAGAGCTTATTATAAAAAGTTAATTAAGATAAGAAAAAATAATAAGATATTACAAAAAGGTGAATTTGAAAGTTTTGTCATTAATGAGGCTAAAAATATATATTCTTTTAAAAGAAAATTAGAGGATAGGGAAGTTATTGTAATTATAAATAATAATCCTGAAAAAAGAGAAATATGTTTAAGAAGTCAAAATAAAAATTATATAGATTTACTAACTAACAAAAACTATAAAAACAATGATGAAAAAATAAAATTAGTGATGAAACCATATCAGGGAATGATTTTAGAATAATCTTTAATTAATTTTTAATAAATTTTTAATTACAAGTTAATAATTATCTGTTATAATATAAGTAAAACAAATGAGAGGTGATAGTAATGAAAAAGTTACGTAACAAAATTACTAAAAATCAATTCTCTTATCTACTTATATTATTGTTAGTTGTAAGTGCCTTAACAGTTTTTAGTTTAAATACTTATGCTCAGGATGATACTCAGCAGGTCCCTACTGATAGGAATATTTTTGCTGATATTGCTGCTGAGACTAATGATGGGGTTGTAAAAGTAACAACTGAAGTTAAAATTGATACAAGTCAAAATCCATACTATAGTGATCCATTTTACAGATACTTTTTTGGAGATCAACTTCCTGAAAGTGATGAACCTAGAACTCGAGAAGGTTATGGTTCTGGATTTATAGTTTCTAAAGAAGGTTATATTGTAACCAATCAACATGTTGTAAATAATGCTGATAATGTAAAGGTGACTATTAATGGTTTTGATGATCCAGTACCAGCTGAAATTGCTTGGTCAGATTTTAATTTAGATCTTGCAGTTTTAAAAGTTGATGTTGAAAAAGATTTAACAGTTTTAGAATTAGGTAATTCAGATAATCTAAGACCGGGAGATTGGGCGGTAGCCATAGGTAATCCTTTCGGCTTTGAACATACTGTAACTGCTGGAGTTATTAGTGCACTTGGAAGACCTATAAAGGTTCCTACAAATACTGGACAAATTAGAGAATACACTAATTTAATCCAACTTGATGCTGCAATCAATCCTGGTAATAGTGGAGGACCATTACTTAACATTGATGGGGAAGTTATTGGGATTAATACTGCTGTAAGTTCTCAGGGCCAGGGAATAGGATTTGCGATCCCTGTAAATGAAATAAAAGGTATAATAAATGAATTAAAACGTACTGGTGAAGTAACCAGACCATGGCTTGGAGTTTCTTTTAGAGGAATTAATGAGGATATAAAAGAATACTTTAAGTTAGATAATACCAAAGGTGTTCTTGTAATGGGAACTGTTAAAGATAGTCCTGCAGCCAAAGCTGGATTACAAAAATATGATATAATCAAAGAAATTGATCAACAGCCAATAGAAGGTACTGATGATTTAGTAGAAATAATTAATAACAAAGAAATTGGCGAAAAGATAATGATTAGAGTTATTAGAAATGGTGAATCTGAAGTTATGTTTGCTGAAATAGGCAAAAGACCTGATAGAATGTAATATTATAATTTAACCCTCTACCACCTAAGGTAGAGGGTTTGCAATTTTGCATAATTAATTCTAGTTTTTTGCAAAAATAAAAGTTTTTTGCTAAAATTATTACAGAAGTATAGAGAGGTGATAACTATTAGTAATTCAATTTCTGAAGAAGATAAAAAGAATTTAATTACAAGGCTTAGAAGGATCGAAGGACAGATTAGAGGTTTGCAGAGAATGATAGATGAAGAAAAATATTGTGTTGATATTTTGACTCAGGTTGAAGCCAGTCGTGGTGCTTTAAGAAAAGTAGCTTTAAAGGTCCTCGATAGTCATATAAATGGATGTGTGCAGAGAGCCATAAAAAATGAAGAAGGAGAAAATGAAATAATTGATGAATTAATGGATGTTATAGAAAAATTTTCTGATTAATTTTAATATATCTAATTTTAGAGGATGTGATTTTTTTGCTTATTGGTTTAATAAATTTTGATTTATATCTTCCTATGGTATCATCACTTAAAGAAAAAAGAAGTATTATAAAAAGTTTAATAGATAAGAGTAGAAATAAATTTAATTTAGCTGTCTCTGAAACTGATGATAATGACCTCTGGAAAAATGCCAATATTAGTGCGGTTACTGTAAGTAATGAAAGAAAATATATTGATAGTCTTTTTTCAAAATATGTTAATTTTATTGATGAAAATACTGAAGTTGAATTAAGAGATTATAAAGTTGAAATTTTTTAGAAGACCAGATGGAGGTAAACTATGTCTAAAATACTGATTGTTGAAGATGAAAAGAAAATAGCCAGAATTATGGAATTAGAGATTACTCATGAAGGCTATGAGGCAGAAGTAGTTTATAATGGTAAAGATGGTATAGAAGAATTAAAAAATGACGATTATGATTTATTAATTTTAGATATAATGTTACCAGGTTTAGATGGAATAGAAGTTTGTAATAGAATAAGAAAATTTTCTGAAATACCGATAATTATGGTTACAGCTAAAGACAGTACCAGAGATAAGGTCAAAGGACTTGACACAGGTGCTGATGATTATATTACTAAACCTTTTGAAGCTGAAGAATTAATGGCCAGAATCAGGGCTCAACTTAGAAGAGAAAAGGATAATGAAAAAAATGCTGAAAAAAATATTTTAAAAATAGATGATTTAGTTATGGATAAAGATAAATATACTGTTAGTAGAGAAGGAGATAATATTGAGTTAACAAAAAAGGAATATGATTTATTAAAATATTTTCTAGAAAATAAAGATATTGTTCTTTCGCGTGACCAACTTTTGGAAGCAGTTTGGGGTTATGATTATGTAGGTCAAACTAATATTGTTGATGTATATATAAGATATTTGCGATCAAAAATTGATGATCCCTATGATAAAAAACTTATAAAAACTGTAAGAGGGGTTGGCTATGTTATCAGAGATGAAGAAAATGTTTAATTTTAACTGGCCTAAAAAAATATCCTGGAAACTTAGTTTGGTATATACCTTGATTTTTTTATTTGTACTTTTAGTACTAAATGGTACAGCTTATTATATGTTAAATAATTATGTACACAGTAGTATAAAGGAAAGTGTTAATAATACTTTAAACTATATATTACCTAAATTACGAGGTGTTGATAGAAATAGCTTTGATTATGGAGCAGCTATCTTACTTGAAGACATTAGTAAAAGTGAAGAAGATGTATATTTTCGAATAGTTGATTATAACAAAGAAACGGTTGCTCAATCAAATATGTTAGAAGGAATGGATTTGCCTTTAAAAGATGGTAACCTGGAAATAAATAAAGGTAAAAAAACTTATTTTCTGAGAACTGTCACTATTTCAAAATATGGATATTTAAATGGGTATCTCCAGGTAGTAAAAGATGTAACTATTGAATATAGTGTTTTAAATAGGTTATTGATATTTTTAAGTATTAGCAGTATAGGTGGTGGTTTAGTTGCCCTTTTAGTTGGATTTTTTATTACCAAAAAATCAATGAAACCTGTTAAAGAAATGTCAAAAACAGCTCGAAAAATTAGTGGTAGTGATCTCAGTAAGAGGTTGGAAGTCACAAATACTAATGATGAATTGGCTGAATTAGCAGAAACATTCAATTCTATGCTTGATCGTCTGGAAAAGGCATTTAAAAAACAGGAACAGTTTGTATCTGATGCTTCTCATGAATTAAGAACTCCTATTTCAATAATAAAAGGTTATATTAATATTTTAGATCGCTGGGGAAAAGA
This window encodes:
- the malG gene encoding maltose ABC transporter permease MalG; protein product: MNNNYESKTVRLIRHLIILLVIAFVFFPIVWTLSASLNPANTIVGQKIIPDNASLVHYKEIFTSDTHPFMLWMWNSIKISLITAFFSVSMTALAAYPFSRFHFTGRRNGLFMILLIQIFPQMLAMVAIYLLFLNIQNYIPSIGLNTHTALVLTYLGGSIGVNTWLMKGYLDTIPRSLEEAAYIDGASRFQAFVQIILPLARPILSVLFVLQFIRTYSEYILASILLNGTEKFTLAVGLQMFISDMYGKRMGVFSAAALIGAIPIVILFMLFQDYIVHGLTGGGVKE
- a CDS encoding glycoside hydrolase family 13 protein, whose protein sequence is MIKSAIEHKSYSNYAFPIDENTLKLRIKAAKNDIKSVKVIYGTRFVFDGREPLKVKEMKLKTSSEVNDFFETTIELEDPRFRYHFLLDDGENKRWYNEKGFSKNRPRGGKSGFFQYSLISNDDLLDRPDWLDEAVVYQIFPERFNNGNSDLDPANLKNWGDLPKRDSFFGGDLQGIYDKLDYLKDLGVNTIYLTPIFESLSNHKYNIDDYLKIDEHFGDEEIFEKLVNKAHDKDMKIILDAVFNHSGFNFFAFEDLRKRGENSKYKDWYIYDSLPLQTEIPVNYETFARNIPNLPKLDTANKEVQDYLLKVTEYWMKNFDIDGWRLDVADEVDSSFWRRFRKKVKSLDKDAYIIGEVWHSGMKWLQGNQFDAIMNYSFTEAVIDFIARDKIGPSEFDNRLALNRMNYREDITNSLLNLLDSHDTPRILRHCNEDKDKMKLAVLFQMTYPGVPMVLYGDELGLTGGDDPDSRRCMPWDDDKADYDLRAYYKKLIKIRKNNKILQKGEFESFVINEAKNIYSFKRKLEDREVIVIINNNPEKREICLRSQNKNYIDLLTNKNYKNNDEKIKLVMKPYQGMILE
- a CDS encoding trypsin-like peptidase domain-containing protein codes for the protein MKKLRNKITKNQFSYLLILLLVVSALTVFSLNTYAQDDTQQVPTDRNIFADIAAETNDGVVKVTTEVKIDTSQNPYYSDPFYRYFFGDQLPESDEPRTREGYGSGFIVSKEGYIVTNQHVVNNADNVKVTINGFDDPVPAEIAWSDFNLDLAVLKVDVEKDLTVLELGNSDNLRPGDWAVAIGNPFGFEHTVTAGVISALGRPIKVPTNTGQIREYTNLIQLDAAINPGNSGGPLLNIDGEVIGINTAVSSQGQGIGFAIPVNEIKGIINELKRTGEVTRPWLGVSFRGINEDIKEYFKLDNTKGVLVMGTVKDSPAAKAGLQKYDIIKEIDQQPIEGTDDLVEIINNKEIGEKIMIRVIRNGESEVMFAEIGKRPDRM
- a CDS encoding metal-sensitive transcriptional regulator, with amino-acid sequence MITISNSISEEDKKNLITRLRRIEGQIRGLQRMIDEEKYCVDILTQVEASRGALRKVALKVLDSHINGCVQRAIKNEEGENEIIDELMDVIEKFSD
- a CDS encoding DUF503 domain-containing protein; this encodes MLIGLINFDLYLPMVSSLKEKRSIIKSLIDKSRNKFNLAVSETDDNDLWKNANISAVTVSNERKYIDSLFSKYVNFIDENTEVELRDYKVEIF
- a CDS encoding response regulator transcription factor, coding for MSKILIVEDEKKIARIMELEITHEGYEAEVVYNGKDGIEELKNDDYDLLILDIMLPGLDGIEVCNRIRKFSEIPIIMVTAKDSTRDKVKGLDTGADDYITKPFEAEELMARIRAQLRREKDNEKNAEKNILKIDDLVMDKDKYTVSREGDNIELTKKEYDLLKYFLENKDIVLSRDQLLEAVWGYDYVGQTNIVDVYIRYLRSKIDDPYDKKLIKTVRGVGYVIRDEENV
- a CDS encoding HAMP domain-containing sensor histidine kinase yields the protein MLSEMKKMFNFNWPKKISWKLSLVYTLIFLFVLLVLNGTAYYMLNNYVHSSIKESVNNTLNYILPKLRGVDRNSFDYGAAILLEDISKSEEDVYFRIVDYNKETVAQSNMLEGMDLPLKDGNLEINKGKKTYFLRTVTISKYGYLNGYLQVVKDVTIEYSVLNRLLIFLSISSIGGGLVALLVGFFITKKSMKPVKEMSKTARKISGSDLSKRLEVTNTNDELAELAETFNSMLDRLEKAFKKQEQFVSDASHELRTPISIIKGYINILDRWGKEDKEIKEEAVESIKSEIQSMNDLIESLLFLARGDLAEIEPSYERFYFNNVVEEIIKENKILDKDINYKYIEKDRVEIYADKLLIKQLLRIFIENSRKYTGDGGNIVIESEEIENNIKITIKDDGKGIPKKDIPHIFDRFYKIDKSRSDEKGSSGLGLSIAMKIVELHNGDIDVESEVGEGTKITIFIPLENK